In the genome of Vicia villosa cultivar HV-30 ecotype Madison, WI linkage group LG7, Vvil1.0, whole genome shotgun sequence, one region contains:
- the LOC131617686 gene encoding dormancy-associated protein 2-like, which yields MDSKNAIILILGFFATIFLISSEVSARDLTETSSHTEKEMMDEKTFGGVVYHGGYYDNGYPGNGGYFGGNPRNRGRYNAGYDGGYGGYNGRYGGGYPGNYGGYNGRYGAGYPGIDGGYDDGIGGYGGEVVDGQTKDNTHN from the exons ATGGATTCGAAAAATGCTATAAttctcatcctaggtttctttgcTACGATTTTTCTTATCTCCTCAGAGGTGTCAGCAAGGGACTTAACTGAGACTTCCTCCCATACTGAAAAGG AAATGATGGATGAAAAGACATTTGGTGGTGTCGTATATCATGGAGGCTACTATGATAATGGTTATCCAGGAAATGGTGGTTATTTTGGCGGTAATCCGCGTAATAGAGGCAGGTACAATGCTGGTTATGATGGTGGTTATGGTGGCTATAATGGTCGATATGGTGGTGGTTATCCAGGTAATTATGGTGGCTATAATGGTCGCTATGGTGCCGGTTACCCGGGTATTGATGGTGGTTACGATGATGGTATTGGCGGATATGGTGGTGAAGTTGTAGATGGGCAAACTAAAGACAACACGCATAATTGA